The Lactobacillus sp. CBA3605 genome contains a region encoding:
- a CDS encoding PTS sugar transporter subunit IIB → MQGFVNIRIDDRLIHGQVATRWATGLRVNRIMVIDDEVANDSIQKSILRMAAPSGISTSIITEEKAITNIQADKYVKQRVLLVVRRPSVLLDLVNAGLDITKINVGNMSNREGTVQVKKSVSLLPEERADLEALIAKGVDVTAQMVPDDAEVEMSKFLK, encoded by the coding sequence ATGCAAGGATTTGTAAATATTAGAATTGATGATCGTTTGATTCACGGTCAAGTTGCTACGCGTTGGGCCACTGGTTTACGGGTCAACCGCATCATGGTAATCGATGATGAAGTTGCTAACGATAGCATTCAAAAGAGTATCTTACGGATGGCAGCCCCTAGTGGCATTAGTACTTCAATTATTACCGAAGAAAAGGCAATTACGAATATTCAAGCCGATAAATATGTAAAACAACGGGTGTTACTAGTCGTTCGACGGCCCAGTGTTTTATTGGATTTAGTGAATGCTGGCTTAGATATTACCAAAATTAACGTTGGTAATATGTCTAATCGTGAAGGTACGGTGCAGGTCAAAAAGTCAGTCAGTCTCTTACCTGAAGAACGGGCTGATTTAGAAGCCTTGATTGCTAAAGGTGTTGACGTGACGGCGCAAATGGTACCGGATGATGCGGAAGTTGAAATGAGCAAGTTTTTGAAATAG
- a CDS encoding beta-galactosidase family protein yields MEKFEVKSQFYLNNQPFKIHAGAVHYFRLAPSEWEPTLRALKLSGLNTVETYIPWNIHESVEGQFNFAGQADVREFVLLAQKLDLYVILRPSPYICAEWEFGGFPAWLLRYSDMLVRSNTPRFMSKVKAYYAELFKVLVPLQITHGGPVLMMQVENEYGSFGNDKAYLRAIKQIMIDDGVDVPLFTADGSWQQALAAGSLIDDDVLVTANFGSHSSENLVELRQFMKAHGKQWPLMCMEFWDGWFNRWQEKIIKRDVSSFKTDLQELVDAGASFNLYMFRGGTNFGFYNGSSSRQVIDYPQVTSYDYDAILHENGQPNVKFTELQAVLKVPSVVPNMPTTKTYPAVKAMVQVRLIDVLDELGQVADSVIPLPMEQGSGYGYQFYQTTVAGQNQPEKLKLVDAADRADIYVNQKLVATQYQSTLGDELEVLITLQTQLQILVENTGRVNYGQRLLSPTQSKGIRTGVVIDRHLHFGWRQWFIDFSRLSQVDWQTSTTVQYGPTLTRFNFDCSELHGTYLDCSHFGKGVAILNGHNLGRYWQAGPMQTLYIPKDFLKSCQNELVVFETTEKAITQLQFSDQAKEADECEN; encoded by the coding sequence ATGGAAAAATTTGAAGTTAAATCACAATTTTATTTAAATAACCAACCGTTTAAGATTCATGCGGGGGCAGTTCATTATTTTCGCTTGGCACCAAGTGAGTGGGAGCCTACCTTACGCGCCTTGAAGTTGTCCGGGCTGAATACGGTCGAGACGTACATTCCTTGGAATATCCATGAATCAGTGGAAGGTCAATTTAACTTTGCTGGTCAAGCAGATGTCCGGGAGTTTGTCTTATTGGCGCAAAAGTTAGACTTATACGTCATTTTAAGACCGAGTCCGTATATTTGTGCGGAATGGGAATTTGGTGGTTTTCCAGCCTGGTTATTACGTTATTCAGATATGCTGGTTCGTTCGAATACGCCTAGATTTATGAGTAAGGTCAAAGCGTATTATGCCGAATTATTTAAGGTCTTGGTCCCCTTACAAATTACTCATGGTGGGCCAGTCTTAATGATGCAAGTTGAAAATGAATATGGATCGTTTGGTAATGATAAGGCCTATTTACGTGCAATCAAGCAGATCATGATCGATGACGGTGTTGATGTTCCCTTATTTACCGCGGATGGTAGCTGGCAACAAGCCCTGGCTGCAGGGAGCTTGATTGATGATGATGTGCTCGTCACGGCTAATTTTGGATCCCATTCATCAGAAAATTTAGTTGAATTACGGCAATTTATGAAAGCACATGGTAAACAGTGGCCCCTTATGTGTATGGAATTTTGGGATGGCTGGTTTAATCGTTGGCAGGAAAAAATCATTAAACGTGATGTTTCAAGTTTTAAGACTGATTTACAAGAGCTAGTTGATGCTGGTGCTAGTTTCAATTTATATATGTTTCGTGGCGGAACTAACTTTGGATTTTACAATGGGAGTTCTTCCCGGCAAGTGATTGATTATCCACAAGTGACTTCGTATGACTATGACGCAATTTTGCATGAAAATGGTCAACCTAATGTCAAATTTACTGAATTACAGGCGGTCTTAAAGGTGCCATCTGTTGTACCAAACATGCCGACTACTAAGACTTACCCAGCGGTTAAAGCAATGGTGCAAGTGCGGTTAATTGACGTCTTAGACGAGCTCGGGCAAGTCGCTGATTCAGTCATACCCCTGCCGATGGAACAGGGTAGTGGCTATGGTTATCAATTTTATCAAACGACGGTTGCGGGTCAAAATCAGCCTGAAAAACTTAAATTAGTCGATGCTGCTGATCGTGCTGATATTTATGTCAATCAAAAATTGGTGGCAACCCAATATCAATCAACCTTAGGTGATGAACTAGAAGTACTGATTACGTTGCAAACTCAGTTACAGATTCTGGTTGAAAATACTGGTCGCGTTAATTATGGGCAACGGTTATTATCGCCGACGCAGTCTAAGGGGATTCGAACTGGGGTCGTCATTGATCGACATTTACATTTTGGTTGGCGACAATGGTTTATTGATTTTAGCCGTTTATCTCAAGTAGACTGGCAAACGAGCACTACTGTTCAATATGGGCCAACGTTGACGAGGTTTAACTTTGACTGCTCGGAGCTACATGGAACCTACCTTGATTGCTCTCATTTTGGTAAAGGTGTTGCGATTTTGAACGGTCATAATTTAGGACGGTATTGGCAAGCCGGTCCGATGCAAACTTTGTATATTCCGAAAGATTTTTTAAAGTCCTGTCAGAATGAATTGGTGGTTTTTGAGACAACTGAAAAAGCAATTACCCAATTACAATTTAGTGATCAAGCAAAGGAGGCAGACGAATGCGAAAATTAA
- a CDS encoding PTS system mannose/fructose/sorbose family transporter subunit IID — translation MSNKVELSKTNKKTFWRWYFFGQAGWNYEKMQGLGYYYSVYPLIKQIYGKTDIAAEAAINELQFFNTNNSMAPIILGVDSAIQEKQGIAAKDTVAGLKTGMMGPFAGIGDTLFAVIPNTIIGSIASYMALKGNPVGLILWIAYGFLRLGIMRSFFGMGYREGIKLIDSLGNRLKKITSAANILGLTVIGALIPSVITAVFAYKYKQGGVKISLQDMADQIMPGLAPALVVLLAYWLLGRKKMNSTRVTLILIVVGVLAYNLKIFA, via the coding sequence ATGAGTAATAAAGTTGAATTAAGCAAAACGAATAAAAAGACTTTTTGGCGCTGGTATTTCTTCGGCCAAGCCGGTTGGAACTACGAAAAAATGCAAGGCTTAGGCTATTATTACAGTGTTTATCCGCTGATAAAACAAATTTATGGTAAAACCGATATTGCTGCCGAAGCTGCCATTAATGAATTACAATTCTTCAATACGAATAACTCGATGGCACCAATCATCTTAGGTGTCGACAGTGCGATCCAAGAAAAACAAGGGATTGCCGCTAAAGATACAGTTGCCGGTCTAAAAACTGGGATGATGGGACCATTCGCCGGGATTGGTGATACGTTGTTTGCGGTTATTCCAAACACGATCATTGGCTCGATTGCCTCATACATGGCTTTGAAGGGTAATCCAGTTGGGTTAATTCTATGGATTGCTTACGGGTTCTTGCGTCTTGGAATTATGCGTAGCTTCTTCGGCATGGGTTATCGTGAAGGGATCAAGTTGATTGATTCTCTTGGTAATCGACTCAAGAAGATTACGAGCGCAGCCAATATTCTTGGTTTGACCGTTATTGGGGCATTGATTCCATCCGTCATCACTGCGGTCTTTGCTTACAAGTACAAACAGGGTGGCGTTAAGATTTCATTACAGGATATGGCGGATCAAATTATGCCAGGTCTTGCTCCTGCGTTAGTTGTTTTGCTGGCTTACTGGTTATTAGGTCGTAAGAAGATGAATTCAACTCGAGTTACCTTGATCTTGATCGTAGTCGGAGTTTTAGCTTATAACTTGAAGATTTTTGCTTAA
- a CDS encoding PTS sugar transporter subunit IIA, translating to MRKLILVSHGDLAQSYLNSLDMIAGGHENVAAVIFDGEISKDELGQRIDIECSTTSETVIVVDLPGGTPCNVCLEQYADNEQVSILASLNLPMILDLYLNLSNDAYQPIAALLVGQDNLFDVVTQLETTDNDNDE from the coding sequence ATGCGAAAATTAATATTAGTAAGTCATGGTGATTTGGCACAGAGTTATTTGAATAGCTTGGATATGATCGCCGGTGGGCATGAAAATGTTGCTGCAGTAATTTTTGATGGCGAAATCAGTAAGGATGAATTAGGTCAGCGGATAGATATTGAATGTTCAACAACGAGTGAAACCGTGATCGTTGTGGATCTACCGGGTGGAACTCCTTGCAATGTTTGTTTGGAACAATACGCAGATAATGAGCAAGTTAGTATTCTAGCCAGCCTTAATTTACCAATGATTCTAGACTTATATTTAAACTTAAGCAACGATGCATATCAGCCGATAGCAGCTTTACTAGTTGGTCAGGATAATCTGTTTGATGTTGTAACGCAGTTAGAAACAACTGATAACGACAATGATGAATAG
- a CDS encoding glycoside hydrolase family 88 protein — MLKAQATAQLTKLAAPVDDQWVTDRLMACVEKVRAQMPRFSGHFPSACTTEMQYRIKGNDDWTNGFWTAMLWMSYQVTGDEQYRQVASDQLVSFQQRLDDHFVLDHHDIGFLYSLSAVAGYQVTGQYQDMIMQAADVLLSRFQSKGHFIQAWGQVGDPKEYRLIIDSLLNLPLLFAATRLSGDERYAAAGQAHYQQVIQHIVRPDYSTYHTFYFDPKTGAPLKGATYQGYSDDSCWARGQAWILLGLPLYKSCFPTADDRQLYDRLLTYYLEHSATDQVPYWDLIFDETSHEPKDSSAAAIVACGLIEAQRQSYVLHGQRDAKGILSALDAYRTQPGQAGLLQHGVYAYAQGKGIDEANLWGDYFYMEALMRLHDPAWQTYW, encoded by the coding sequence ATGTTAAAAGCCCAAGCGACTGCACAGTTAACAAAATTAGCAGCACCGGTAGATGACCAATGGGTAACAGATCGATTGATGGCTTGTGTTGAAAAAGTGCGCGCCCAAATGCCTAGGTTTAGTGGTCACTTTCCATCAGCTTGCACGACAGAGATGCAGTATCGGATTAAAGGTAATGATGACTGGACCAATGGGTTTTGGACGGCCATGTTATGGATGAGCTATCAAGTTACTGGTGATGAACAGTATCGTCAGGTTGCCAGCGATCAGTTAGTCAGTTTTCAGCAACGATTGGATGATCATTTTGTTTTGGATCATCACGATATTGGTTTTTTGTATTCATTATCAGCGGTAGCGGGGTATCAGGTCACTGGTCAATATCAAGACATGATTATGCAAGCGGCGGATGTGCTTTTAAGCCGGTTCCAAAGTAAGGGACATTTTATTCAGGCTTGGGGTCAAGTTGGTGATCCTAAAGAGTATCGATTGATCATTGATTCTTTACTAAACTTACCGTTATTATTTGCCGCCACGAGGCTTTCTGGTGATGAACGATACGCGGCGGCCGGACAAGCCCATTACCAACAAGTCATTCAGCATATTGTGCGGCCGGATTACTCGACTTACCATACGTTTTACTTTGATCCTAAAACGGGTGCGCCATTAAAAGGTGCGACTTATCAAGGCTATTCGGATGATTCCTGTTGGGCTCGCGGTCAAGCTTGGATCTTGCTAGGGTTACCGTTGTATAAAAGTTGTTTTCCAACAGCGGATGATCGGCAGCTTTACGACCGGCTACTCACATATTACTTGGAGCATTCAGCGACCGATCAGGTACCTTATTGGGACTTGATTTTTGATGAAACCAGTCATGAACCGAAAGATAGCTCAGCAGCAGCGATTGTCGCTTGTGGGTTGATTGAAGCCCAGCGACAAAGCTATGTGTTACACGGTCAACGTGATGCGAAAGGAATTTTAAGTGCACTCGATGCTTATCGTACTCAACCGGGTCAAGCCGGTTTGTTACAACATGGGGTGTATGCTTATGCACAAGGCAAAGGAATTGATGAAGCCAATTTATGGGGTGACTACTTCTATATGGAAGCCTTGATGCGCCTACATGATCCGGCTTGGCAAACATATTGGTGA